Proteins found in one Pyrus communis chromosome 15, drPyrComm1.1, whole genome shotgun sequence genomic segment:
- the LOC137716877 gene encoding putative pumilio homolog 7, chloroplastic, producing MMFKISEEDKRVLQREGGELEKLWNENPTRNQHYSSLFHLLHPPHQHHFLGDSPVSRASLPSEFSPSSSFSNGFYSSGDGSPSPYSTPFEGAKYQTPYVNGLCLDSKPPPDDLGLAERFYRMHIGEEQENGTKRWGFERGPDGIGLGGGFFGGTSPWNAENYGLFESSKNNVSDFDGFQSAGLGSRGRFGRTMESAILGLQPKCTVGDSMGSFRNHMQPNALYSGPSCVKRMEQGDGWYQRNPSSARSYPDEDYFCLQPRESGSSDGKGLMYPMSSPQFPSAAKLNVDNLSHNHSMIKQRTRVNPTSGLPESFKSMNCARDFEGYGCEDSSIMQGNHLNHTTSKGSKSSRGYKKNSCSKMAMSTVEKSSRLDSDSYDGGNEWGQSDNNSFWSVLSLSSLAEEYIYFIAKDQYGCRFLQRMLDEGTSQDLQLIFDKIINHVFELMTNPFGNYLMQKLLDVCNEQQRMQFVIKVIKEPGQLVRVSLDTHGTRVVQKLIETVKPGKQIALVKSSLECGFLDLIKDPNGNHVVQRCLDCFSNEDNKFIFDAAARYCVEIATQRHGCCVLQKCIAHAIGRHRDKLIIEISRNGLLLSQDPYGNYVVQYVIELKIPSAMAKLTTQLKGNFVRLSMQKCSSHVVEKCLKYFEESRPKIIHELLSFPRFDQLLQDPYANYVIQSALGVTKGPLHAALVEAVKPHTILRTSPYCKRIFSRDLLKK from the exons ATGATGTTCAAAATATCTGAGGAGGACAAGAGGGTTTTACAGAGGGAAGGAGGAGAGCTGGAAAAGCTCTGGAATGAGAATCCCACTAGGAATCAACATTATTCCAGTCTTTTCCACCTCCTTCATCCTCCGCACCAACACCACTTTCTCGGCGACTCTCCGGTGAGCAGAGCCTCTCTGCCGTCGGAGTTCTCTCCGTCGAGCTCTTTCTCAAATGGGTTCTATTCCTCCGGCGACGGTTCTCCGTCTCCGTATTCAACCCCATTTGAAGGGGCAAAGTATCAAACACCTTACGTGAACGGGTTGTGCCTGGACTCTAAGCCGCCCCCGGATGATCTGGGTTTGGCTGAGCGTTTCTATAGGATGCATATTGGGGAAGAACAGGAAAATGGGACTAAAAGGTGGGGATTTGAGAGAGGCCCAGATGGGATTGGACTCGGTGGTGGGTTTTTTGGGGGGACTAGTCCTTGGAATGCTGAAAACTATGGCCTATTTGAGAGTTCTAAGAACAATGTTTCGGATTTTGATGGGTTTCAATCTGCGGGTTTGGGAAGTAGAGGGAGATTTGGTAGGACTATGGAGTCAGCAATACTTGGATTGCAGCCGAAATGCACTGTTGGCGATTCAATGGGGTCTTTTCGCAATCATATGCAACCCAATGCTTTGTATTCTGGGCCTAGTTGTGTTAAAAGAATGGAACAGGGAGATGGCTGGTATCAGAGGAACCCATCTAGTGCTAGGTCTTACCCAGATGAGGACTATTTTTGCTTACAGCCACGTGAATCGGGTTCTAGTGACGGAAAGGGTCTTATGTATCCGATGAGTTCCCCTCAGTTCCCCTCGGCTGCTAAGTTGAATGTGGACAATCTTTCACATAACCATTCAATGATAAAACAAAGGACTAGAGTGAATCCAACTAGTGGGCTTCCTGAATCTTTCAAGTCCATGAATTGTGCACGGGACTTTGAGGGTTATGGTTGCGAGGATAGTTCCATCATGCAAGGAAACCATTTGAATCACACCACCAGTAAAGGTAGCAAGTCTTCAAGGGGCTACAAGAAGAACTCTTGCTCTAAGATGGCAATGTCGACAGTAGAGAAAAGCTCCAGACTTGATTCCGATTCATATGATGGTGGAAATGAATGGGGCCAGAGTGACAATAACTCATTTTGGTCAGTTCTAAGTTTGAGTTCATTGGCTGaggaatatatatatttcattgcAAAGGATCAGTACGGCTGTCGGTTCTTACAAAGGATGCTTGATGAGGGGACTAGCCAAGATTTGCAACTAATATTTGACAAAATAATCAACCATGTTTTCGAACTTATGACAAACCCATTTGGCAATTACCTTATGCAGAAGTTGTTGGATGTTTGCAATGAACAACAAAGAATGCAATTTGTAATCAAGGTGATAAAAGAACCAGGACAGCTTGTCAGAGTTTCCTTAGACACACATGG GACTCGTGTGGTACAGAAATTGATTGAGACTGTGAAACCTGGGAAACAGATAGCGTTAGTTAAATCGTCCCTTGAATGCGGTTTTCTTGATCTTATTAAGGATCCAAATGGCAATCATGTAGTACAACGTTGCTTGGATTGCTTTAGCAACGAAGACAATAAG TTTATTTTTGATGCTGCTGCAAGATATTGTGTCGAGATTGCAACTCAACGCCATGGATGCTGTGTACTACAAAAATGCATTGCACATGCCATTGGGAGACATCGAGATAAGCTGATCATTGAAATTTCAAGAAATGGACTTCTCCTTTCACAAGATCCTTATGG GAATTATGTTGTTCAATATGTGATAGAACTGAAGATCCCATCTGCCATGGCCAAACTGACTACTCAGTTAAAAGGAAATTTTGTACGCCTCTCCATGCAGAAGTGCAGTAGTCATGTTGTTGAAAAGTGCCTCAAGTATTTTGAAGAGAGCCGACCTAAAATCATCCACGAATTGCTCTCATTTCCGCGTTTTGATCAGTTGCTACAAGACCCTTATGCGAACTACGTGATTCAATCTGCTCTTGGAGTTACAAAG GGCCCTCTTCATGCTGCTCTGGTCGAAGCAGTGAAGCCTCATACAATCTTACGCACCAGTCCATACTGCAAGAGGATTTTCTCAAGGGACCTTCTGAAGAAGTGA
- the LOC137717129 gene encoding LOW QUALITY PROTEIN: annexin Gh1-like (The sequence of the model RefSeq protein was modified relative to this genomic sequence to represent the inferred CDS: deleted 1 base in 1 codon; substituted 1 base at 1 genomic stop codon), with product MTYTGACNVHDEDAMRMTCASFYEGDKVNLTPSKSAAKLLNEKISDNKAYNDDDIIRILATRSKAQTNATLDHAKKEFGSDINKDLKADPNEYLAILSATKKXLVRPNKYFEKSLRLAFNKRGTDEGALTGVVDTRAEVDVKIIKDLYHKSNSVPLYQAIKEDTNGEYEKMLLALVGHEDA from the exons ATGACATACACAGGAGCATGCAATGTACATGACGAGGATGCAATGCGCATGACATGTGCATCTTTT TATGAGGGAGATAAGGTGAACCTCACACCTTCAAAATCAGCGGCTAAGCTGCTCAATGAAAAGATCTCAGACAACAAGGCCTACAATGATGACGATATCATCAGGATTCTGGCTACGCGGAGCAAAGCACAGACCAATGCAACTCTCGATCAC GCAAAAAAAGAATTCGGAAGTGACATCAACAAG GATCTGAAAGCTGACCCCAACGAGTACCTTGCAATACTAAGCGCCACGAAAAAGTGATTGGTCCGCCCTAACAAGTATTTTGAAAAGTCTCTTCGTCTGGCATTTAACAAACGAGGAACAGATGAAGGAGCCCTCACTGGAGTTGTCGATACGAGGGCTGAGGTTGACGTGAAGATTATCAAGGACCTGTACCACAAAAGCAACAGCGTCCCTCTGTATCAGGCCATTAAAGAAGACACTAATGGAGAATATGAAAAAATGCTTCTGGCCCTGGTTGGGCATGAGGATGCTTGA